The Vibrio tarriae genome includes the window TCAGTGCTCTTGCCCATGTGGGTAGACACCACCTCTAGGCGAAGCCAGTGGCTATATACTGACTCGCTAATTGCTTCACGCTCGTTAATGGCGTGACAAGAGGGATGATAAGTTTCAATCACAAACTCGACATTCTTTAACATGTGGGCACTAAAACGCGCCCGCATGAGTTGTTCAGGAACTTGAGCATTGCGAGGATTGTGATGAATTGGCTCGCAACATTGCGAGTATGGTTGAAGATTTCCGCAATAACAGGACATAGAAAAAACAAATTCTGAGTAGGTAGATGAAGTTTATCGACCCGCTACAGTAATTACCAGTTTAGGTTTGTACACCAAGAAGGTCTGCGGTCCATTTAACTGCTTCGATGTAGCATTCAGTGGGCGCTTCATTTGGGAGATTAAGCGCTTGTCCAAGAGC containing:
- a CDS encoding YchJ family metal-binding protein, encoding MSCYCGNLQPYSQCCEPIHHNPRNAQVPEQLMRARFSAHMLKNVEFVIETYHPSCHAINEREAISESVYSHWLRLEVVSTHMGKSTDEGFVHFKAFIEQQGKELCLEERSRFVKENNCWFYIDGKFPTAVKQGRNNPCVCGSGKKYKKCCG